A window of the Vibrio ostreae genome harbors these coding sequences:
- a CDS encoding NAD(P)H-binding protein, whose translation MKHIAIIGAGWLGLPLAKHLQTLGYQVSASRTSQAGIEQLAAQEIQGFVCDLNNPLHLADTLASLGCDTVVGSFPPGFRRGQGDEYAQQWQDLVSAAQRAQCKKIIMISSTTVYPSRAEAMTEQQASLALAQSDADFSANAKVMLQAEQSVLDSGLDYAVVRCSGLIGPDRHPSRFAARLKQVSTLAPANMLHLDDAIGAVTFAVEHLQSDVVNATTPNTVSKAEFYQAALDAVASTDPLPAVVDVADKLIVADKLVCAGYQFHYLNTLEALNADG comes from the coding sequence ATGAAGCACATTGCTATTATCGGAGCCGGCTGGTTAGGTTTACCACTGGCAAAACATTTACAGACACTTGGCTACCAGGTCAGCGCAAGCCGCACCAGCCAGGCCGGTATCGAGCAACTGGCAGCACAGGAGATTCAGGGGTTTGTCTGCGACCTGAACAATCCCCTTCATCTGGCTGACACATTAGCGTCATTAGGCTGCGATACGGTAGTCGGTAGTTTTCCGCCCGGGTTCCGCCGTGGTCAGGGCGACGAATATGCCCAGCAATGGCAGGATTTAGTTTCAGCAGCACAACGCGCGCAGTGTAAAAAAATCATCATGATCAGCTCGACGACCGTCTATCCGAGCCGCGCTGAAGCCATGACCGAGCAACAAGCCTCATTGGCGCTGGCTCAATCTGATGCCGATTTCTCAGCCAATGCAAAAGTGATGTTGCAAGCGGAACAGAGCGTTTTAGACTCAGGACTGGATTACGCCGTTGTACGCTGCAGCGGCCTGATTGGCCCGGACCGCCACCCGTCGCGCTTTGCGGCCAGACTGAAACAAGTCAGTACGCTGGCACCGGCCAACATGCTGCATCTTGATGATGCCATCGGCGCAGTAACATTTGCCGTCGAGCACCTGCAGAGTGACGTGGTCAATGCCACCACGCCGAACACGGTCAGCAAAGCGGAATTCTATCAGGCGGCACTGGATGCGGTTGCATCAACCGACCCGCTGCCAGCGGTGGTGGATGTCGCCGACAAACTCATTGTGGCTGATAAACTGGTTTGCGCCGGTTATCAGTTCCATTATTTGAATACACTGGAGGCTTTAAATGCCGATGGATAA
- a CDS encoding LysR family transcriptional regulator translates to MYSIEQLAAFIATAEQGSFSAAARKLGKVQSAISQHIINLEIDCDMRLFERSGRYPVLTAAGHKLLPYAKAALQQHQRFQSLAESLHAPQNQLLTLAMDEGILLSGLAPLITRLEHEFPRLELECLSASSTDIIEMVETGRASCGLIFGEQILPHSLDFESIGSIKFDVYVAAQHTLAQSVAPHVDTLRLHRQLVIRSRNHSSSSFHQPHSPDVWYADHYYLLLDMALHGCGWCFLPAHLARPHVDNGELVRVPVAFKQLAWYTNVDVIQHHHTSSDTLHQRTRQLLRQLFTGSAS, encoded by the coding sequence ATGTACAGCATTGAACAACTGGCTGCATTTATAGCGACCGCCGAACAAGGCTCGTTTTCAGCCGCAGCGCGTAAACTGGGTAAAGTACAGTCAGCCATCAGCCAGCATATTATTAACCTGGAAATCGACTGCGATATGCGCTTATTTGAACGCAGTGGCCGCTACCCGGTATTAACAGCTGCCGGACATAAACTCTTGCCCTACGCCAAAGCGGCGTTACAGCAACATCAACGTTTTCAGTCTCTGGCAGAGAGTCTGCATGCACCACAAAACCAGCTTCTGACTCTAGCGATGGATGAGGGTATTCTGCTGTCGGGTCTTGCCCCGCTTATCACCCGCCTGGAACACGAATTTCCCCGCCTTGAGCTAGAATGCTTGAGCGCATCAAGTACAGATATCATCGAGATGGTCGAAACCGGGCGCGCAAGCTGCGGCCTGATATTCGGTGAACAGATCCTGCCGCACAGTCTGGATTTCGAATCGATCGGCTCAATTAAGTTTGACGTCTACGTCGCGGCACAACATACCCTGGCACAATCGGTGGCACCACATGTCGATACCCTACGTCTGCACCGCCAACTGGTAATACGTTCCAGAAACCACTCATCCAGCAGCTTTCATCAACCGCACAGCCCGGATGTATGGTACGCTGATCATTATTATTTGTTGTTGGATATGGCGCTGCACGGCTGTGGCTGGTGCTTTTTACCTGCTCACCTTGCCAGGCCCCATGTGGATAACGGTGAACTGGTTCGTGTCCCGGTTGCTTTTAAGCAACTGGCCTGGTACACCAATGTGGATGTGATTCAACATCACCACACCTCGTCCGACACACTTCATCAACGCACTCGTCAACTTTTGCGACAACTGTTTACAGGATCTGCCTCATGA
- a CDS encoding PACE efflux transporter translates to MSGWERVFHAVSFELLALMCLVPVGALFSGQQATHLALVGLGLSLFTVAWNFLYNLMFDRIMQDVRSLRTLRLRVVHALGFEGSLVFVTVPVLAWVLRISLLEALVVEAGFLLFFFVYTIVFNWLYDKYQPYQRWFVTG, encoded by the coding sequence ATGTCCGGTTGGGAGCGAGTATTCCATGCCGTCAGTTTCGAACTGCTGGCATTAATGTGCCTGGTGCCAGTCGGCGCTCTGTTTTCCGGCCAGCAAGCGACGCATCTGGCGTTGGTTGGTCTGGGACTGAGCTTGTTTACCGTGGCATGGAACTTCTTATATAATCTGATGTTTGATCGCATCATGCAGGATGTTCGCAGTCTGCGGACTCTACGCCTGAGAGTTGTGCATGCGTTGGGCTTTGAAGGTAGCCTGGTGTTTGTCACTGTGCCTGTTTTGGCCTGGGTATTGAGAATTTCTCTGCTTGAGGCGCTGGTGGTTGAAGCGGGCTTTTTACTGTTTTTCTTTGTTTACACCATTGTGTTTAACTGGCTGTATGACAAGTACCAGCCTTACCAGCGCTGGTTTGTGACCGGATAA
- a CDS encoding TIGR02647 family protein, which translates to MKFSQQHIDELNVLLQFDIGSAATGIKVHQDASDSLISAVQRLHDKGLCTLPDGGYLTNEGIEMAEQADRLLRVLSE; encoded by the coding sequence ATGAAGTTTTCTCAACAGCATATCGACGAACTGAACGTTCTGCTTCAGTTTGATATCGGCAGTGCGGCGACCGGGATTAAAGTCCACCAAGATGCATCCGATTCACTGATAAGTGCCGTACAGCGACTGCATGACAAAGGCTTATGCACTTTGCCTGATGGTGGCTATCTGACTAACGAAGGCATTGAAATGGCCGAGCAGGCGGATCGCCTACTGCGCGTTCTGAGCGAATAA
- the focA gene encoding formate transporter FocA, translating to MDLNQFDSLLPPQMAERAADVGVNKATKPASKSFLLAISAGIHIGIAFVFYTVVTTGAQDMPYGVTKLLGGLAFSLGLILVVITGGELFTSSVLTLVAKASGKISWLQLVKNWVVVYFGNMVGSILLVGIMFATKQFMDNGGNLGLNALAISQHKLHHSFFQAFSLGLMCNILVCLAVWMTFSARSLTDKVMVMVLPVAMFVASGFEHCIANMFQVPMAIAIKNFAPDTFWQMTGADIAQYADLTLSNFFYSNLLPVTLGNIVGGGVFVGIWYWMVYLKD from the coding sequence ATGGATCTTAATCAATTCGACTCATTACTGCCTCCTCAAATGGCAGAACGCGCCGCAGATGTTGGCGTAAATAAAGCGACCAAACCTGCCTCTAAATCTTTTCTTCTTGCTATCTCTGCTGGTATTCACATTGGTATTGCTTTCGTATTTTACACTGTAGTCACGACCGGCGCGCAAGATATGCCTTATGGCGTGACTAAACTGCTGGGTGGCCTGGCATTCAGCCTGGGGCTTATCCTGGTTGTGATTACCGGTGGTGAACTGTTTACCAGTTCAGTTCTGACTTTAGTGGCCAAAGCGAGCGGAAAAATCAGCTGGCTGCAATTAGTCAAAAACTGGGTAGTGGTATACTTCGGTAACATGGTCGGTTCGATCCTTCTGGTCGGAATCATGTTTGCGACCAAGCAGTTTATGGACAATGGCGGTAATTTGGGCCTAAACGCATTAGCGATTTCTCAGCATAAGTTACACCACAGTTTCTTCCAGGCATTTTCCCTGGGTCTGATGTGTAACATTCTGGTTTGTCTGGCGGTTTGGATGACGTTCAGTGCTCGTTCTCTGACCGACAAAGTCATGGTGATGGTATTACCTGTGGCGATGTTCGTTGCGTCTGGTTTTGAACACTGTATCGCAAACATGTTCCAGGTTCCGATGGCGATTGCGATCAAGAACTTTGCTCCGGATACGTTCTGGCAGATGACGGGGGCGGATATTGCCCAATACGCTGACCTGACGTTAAGTAATTTTTTCTACAGCAACCTGTTACCGGTGACTCTGGGTAACATCGTTGGTGGTGGCGTGTTTGTCGGTATCTGGTACTGGATGGTTTACCTGAAAGACTGA
- a CDS encoding ABC transporter permease, whose amino-acid sequence MSSVLDITWWQLGLFSCLLVIPLAVNHYHQLQIGKEIIISIARMAIQLLLVGIYLEYLFSLNSLWVNLLWLLIMISVGASSIVSKAKLPVKILIGPVMIGLVAGLFPLIFVLCLVIIQPSPWFSAQYMIPLSGMLLGNSLSGNIVALQNLFTAYKERRSEYEAALSLGASPFYASRSFVQNALRKASAPLLASMAATGLVTLPGMMTGQILGGTSPLIAIKYQLLIMIAIFVMMNISLTLSVHLSLRAALSKEGKVNVRFTDENVH is encoded by the coding sequence ATGAGCAGTGTCCTGGATATCACTTGGTGGCAACTTGGGTTGTTCAGTTGCCTGCTGGTGATCCCGCTAGCCGTCAACCATTATCATCAGTTGCAGATTGGGAAAGAAATTATCATCTCTATCGCCCGAATGGCGATACAGCTTTTACTGGTGGGTATCTATCTGGAATATCTGTTTTCGCTGAACAGCTTATGGGTCAACTTATTATGGCTGTTGATCATGATAAGTGTCGGTGCCAGTTCAATCGTATCGAAAGCCAAACTACCGGTTAAAATCTTAATCGGCCCGGTAATGATAGGATTAGTCGCCGGCTTATTTCCGCTGATTTTTGTGTTATGTCTGGTCATCATCCAGCCCAGCCCCTGGTTTAGTGCCCAATATATGATTCCGTTATCAGGGATGTTACTGGGTAACAGTCTGAGTGGTAATATTGTCGCGTTACAGAACTTGTTCACGGCCTACAAAGAGAGACGCAGCGAATACGAAGCCGCCCTGTCGCTGGGTGCTTCGCCATTTTATGCCTCACGCAGTTTTGTACAAAACGCGCTGCGTAAGGCCAGTGCTCCTTTGTTGGCATCCATGGCTGCAACGGGTCTGGTTACCCTGCCAGGCATGATGACAGGTCAAATTTTAGGTGGCACATCCCCGCTCATTGCCATCAAATATCAACTGCTGATCATGATCGCTATTTTCGTGATGATGAATATCTCGTTAACTTTATCGGTCCACCTCTCGCTGCGGGCGGCTTTAAGTAAAGAAGGCAAAGTTAACGTCCGGTTTACCGACGAAAATGTGCATTAA
- a CDS encoding substrate-binding periplasmic protein: MPFRLNGPPYVIDNPQMPGLAVELVSRAFATQGYTLQLTIKPWNRALKEAQYGRDQIVLAAWYSEQRTQNLAFSKPYLFSDIHLFARRGYPAHYTSLNDFKGQRIGLVQNYAYDSSLMTHPELTLLPAETLLINLRKLQNGRIDLLAGERRVALWTMHANHIEPGSLIPLEPELSRTPVHIMVGKNNPKAGLYLDVFEKGMEAIRDNGEYAAIMTKYESYSTP; the protein is encoded by the coding sequence ATGCCATTCAGGCTGAATGGCCCCCCTTACGTTATTGATAATCCGCAAATGCCCGGACTGGCCGTCGAATTGGTCAGCCGTGCTTTTGCCACGCAAGGCTACACTCTGCAACTTACAATAAAACCCTGGAACCGGGCATTAAAAGAAGCGCAGTACGGACGTGATCAAATTGTACTCGCCGCCTGGTATTCCGAACAGCGCACCCAGAACCTTGCTTTTTCAAAGCCTTACCTGTTTAGTGATATTCATCTGTTCGCCCGCCGTGGTTACCCGGCGCACTACACCAGCCTGAACGACTTTAAAGGTCAACGAATAGGCCTAGTGCAGAATTATGCCTATGACTCAAGCCTGATGACTCATCCGGAATTAACCCTGCTGCCGGCTGAGACGCTCCTCATTAACCTGCGTAAATTGCAAAACGGCCGGATTGATTTACTGGCCGGTGAACGACGAGTTGCTTTATGGACAATGCACGCCAACCACATCGAACCTGGTAGCCTGATCCCGCTCGAACCCGAGCTTTCGCGAACACCGGTCCATATCATGGTCGGTAAGAATAATCCCAAGGCTGGGTTGTATCTGGATGTCTTTGAAAAAGGCATGGAGGCAATTCGGGACAACGGAGAATACGCGGCCATCATGACTAAATACGAATCATATTCTACCCCCTGA
- a CDS encoding glycoside hydrolase family 36 protein, with protein sequence MTLLTLDNLREVEILQPRDTEVSRHYNELSFSYQGPLTQVMAEVFPLCRTLLDIEPGARIYGDGFQMLSQTAGTISAVEEVGRCPDNGQLYHLYAERLPKRFYNYLVIESANGYLLFGFSSCRRFAGYFELSMLNGHYCVTAYLDGEMSPPRYWAFNALESVVMLEAESLAGLFNDYARYLRLHHGCRPHCDANAPQGWCSWPAYATDASEPRIIANADRMTAGLDSLEWVVIDDGYQKYMGDWLSPSTRYPGGIRALTEKLRRRGKRVGIWLAPFIAEADSCLFRAHPEWFVRHYDGTLLKAEDVTYGGWRRTPWYILDCSNPYVRQYLTRVVRTMREEWGIGLFKLDAGYWGALKGKRFRPGITGVEAYRLGLRAIAQGAGDAWLLGCNAPMWPSLGLVDAMRIADDVDRNIDRFSQLARQIFYRSWQHRVLWQIDPDCLTLTSLPGQEVSKAAYHFHRDVLLASGGLLLSGDRLPEAEEFTRHSLEKLIARQRMCQRSAAMSCLSLNHAFLHLTEVSDLHCLFNYGAEARDFTLVADSPVHWYDFWSGERLCKEARKVLPITLPAGIASRAIVTAC encoded by the coding sequence ATGACTCTGCTAACGCTCGATAATTTGCGCGAAGTCGAGATTTTGCAACCTCGGGATACCGAAGTATCGCGTCATTACAATGAACTGAGTTTTTCTTACCAGGGGCCGTTAACCCAGGTTATGGCAGAGGTTTTTCCACTGTGCCGGACTCTGCTTGATATCGAGCCGGGCGCCCGGATCTATGGTGATGGTTTTCAGATGCTGTCGCAGACCGCAGGAACCATAAGCGCTGTCGAAGAAGTCGGCCGATGCCCTGACAACGGGCAACTCTATCATCTTTATGCCGAGCGGTTACCAAAGCGCTTTTATAATTATCTGGTGATTGAAAGTGCCAACGGTTATCTGCTGTTTGGCTTTTCATCCTGTCGCCGTTTTGCCGGTTATTTCGAATTAAGCATGTTGAACGGCCACTATTGTGTAACTGCCTATCTGGACGGCGAAATGAGCCCGCCGCGCTATTGGGCTTTCAACGCACTGGAATCCGTGGTGATGCTGGAAGCGGAATCACTCGCCGGATTATTTAATGATTATGCACGTTATCTGCGTCTTCATCATGGTTGCCGGCCACATTGTGACGCCAACGCTCCACAAGGCTGGTGTTCCTGGCCCGCTTATGCCACCGATGCCAGCGAGCCACGTATTATTGCTAATGCAGACAGGATGACCGCCGGGTTAGACAGTCTGGAATGGGTGGTCATTGATGACGGCTATCAGAAATATATGGGGGACTGGCTTTCTCCCTCCACTCGTTACCCTGGCGGGATCCGGGCATTAACCGAAAAACTGCGCCGGCGCGGTAAACGGGTTGGTATTTGGCTGGCCCCGTTTATTGCCGAGGCAGACTCCTGTCTGTTCCGCGCTCATCCTGAATGGTTTGTCCGTCATTATGACGGCACGCTGCTCAAAGCAGAGGATGTGACCTATGGCGGATGGCGGCGTACCCCCTGGTACATTCTCGACTGTTCCAATCCTTATGTCCGGCAATACCTGACCCGGGTCGTGCGCACTATGCGTGAAGAGTGGGGCATCGGGTTGTTTAAACTCGATGCCGGTTACTGGGGAGCGCTGAAGGGCAAGCGTTTCCGACCGGGTATTACAGGGGTAGAAGCCTACCGGCTCGGATTGAGGGCGATAGCTCAGGGCGCGGGTGACGCCTGGTTACTGGGATGTAACGCACCGATGTGGCCGTCACTGGGGCTGGTGGATGCGATGCGTATTGCTGATGATGTGGATCGGAATATTGACCGTTTCAGTCAGTTAGCGCGGCAAATTTTTTATCGCAGCTGGCAGCATCGCGTGCTATGGCAAATTGATCCGGACTGCCTGACGCTGACCTCGTTACCCGGGCAAGAGGTTTCAAAAGCCGCTTACCACTTTCATCGTGATGTTCTGTTGGCAAGTGGCGGATTATTGCTGTCCGGTGACCGTTTACCTGAAGCTGAGGAGTTCACGCGCCATAGTCTGGAAAAGCTGATCGCACGCCAGAGGATGTGTCAGCGCAGTGCTGCGATGAGTTGTCTGAGCCTTAACCACGCATTTTTACATCTTACCGAGGTTAGTGACCTGCACTGCCTGTTCAATTATGGCGCTGAAGCGCGCGATTTTACCCTGGTGGCTGACAGTCCGGTGCATTGGTACGATTTTTGGAGTGGAGAACGTTTGTGCAAGGAAGCACGCAAAGTCCTGCCGATCACGCTACCAGCAGGAATAGCCAGCCGGGCGATAGTGACCGCTTGCTAG
- a CDS encoding putative manganese transporter produces MFSIRWPSALTDSLRSGAAPLGYKRLLLPIALTMLVLSPNTRELAITTLSDSFWAVSTYVALTLAIYHYLSRWINSTHRFVVAFQRSRHLQVIIASLLGALPGCGGAIVVTTQFVNGRLGFGSLVAVLTATMGDAAFLLLASRPLTGLGVIAIGIVTGCITGLVVNTLHGDDFMRPKNTQAAQQPPANTHTALNHRAINLQGIFWQWAIIPASLVAFAQSFQIDVNTRLGLPAHSIEWLGASLAVTAMVLWALTREIDSYQSAVSENEKVRQAHPLQKAAQDTNFVSAWVIIAFLIFELMRHFTGWEMSNDWQQWEVWMPAVGIIVGMLPGCGPQILITSFYLAGSVPLSTQLANAISNDGDALFPAIALAPKAALFATIYTSIPAIVVGYGYFWLFEI; encoded by the coding sequence ATGTTTTCGATTCGATGGCCATCTGCGTTGACAGATTCGTTACGCTCCGGTGCAGCCCCACTCGGCTACAAACGACTGCTGCTGCCCATCGCCCTGACCATGTTAGTGCTCAGCCCAAACACACGTGAGCTGGCAATAACCACGTTGTCTGACTCCTTCTGGGCCGTTTCAACTTATGTGGCTCTCACTCTGGCCATTTATCATTATTTATCACGCTGGATTAACAGCACTCATCGTTTCGTGGTGGCTTTTCAGCGCTCACGTCACCTGCAAGTCATCATCGCCTCTTTACTCGGCGCGCTGCCGGGCTGTGGCGGCGCTATTGTGGTCACCACCCAGTTTGTCAATGGTAGACTCGGTTTCGGCTCTCTGGTTGCGGTACTGACAGCGACCATGGGCGATGCTGCCTTCCTGTTGCTGGCCAGCCGTCCGTTAACCGGACTGGGCGTGATCGCGATTGGTATTGTGACTGGCTGTATCACAGGGCTGGTGGTGAACACGCTGCACGGCGATGATTTTATGCGCCCGAAAAACACGCAAGCCGCGCAGCAGCCACCAGCAAACACCCACACAGCACTGAATCACCGTGCAATTAACTTACAGGGCATATTCTGGCAATGGGCAATCATCCCGGCCTCACTGGTCGCTTTTGCCCAGTCGTTCCAGATTGATGTTAATACCCGTCTGGGATTACCTGCGCACAGTATCGAATGGCTTGGTGCCAGCCTGGCCGTTACCGCGATGGTATTGTGGGCGCTGACCCGTGAGATAGACAGCTATCAGTCTGCGGTGAGTGAAAATGAGAAAGTCCGGCAGGCTCATCCACTGCAAAAAGCCGCGCAAGACACCAACTTCGTCAGTGCCTGGGTAATTATCGCTTTTCTGATCTTCGAATTAATGCGCCATTTCACTGGCTGGGAGATGAGCAACGACTGGCAGCAGTGGGAAGTCTGGATGCCGGCGGTCGGCATTATTGTCGGTATGCTGCCCGGTTGCGGCCCACAGATTTTGATCACCAGCTTTTATCTGGCGGGTAGTGTGCCGCTTTCCACCCAGTTAGCGAACGCGATTTCAAACGATGGTGACGCGCTGTTTCCTGCCATCGCACTGGCCCCCAAAGCCGCTCTGTTTGCCACGATATATACATCAATCCCGGCCATTGTCGTTGGTTACGGCTACTTTTGGCTGTTTGAAATCTAG